The following are from one region of the Pseudomonas putida genome:
- the phoB gene encoding phosphate regulon transcriptional regulator PhoB: protein MVGRNILIVDDEAPIREMIAVALEMAGYDCLEAENSQQAHAIIVDRKPDLILLDWMLPGTSGIELARRLKRDELTGDIPIIMLTAKGEEDNKIQGLEVGADDYITKPFSPRELVARLKAVLRRTGPSDSEAPIEVGGLLLDPISHRVTIDGKPAEMGPTEYRLLQFFMTHQERAYTRGQLLDQVWGGNVYVEERTVDVHIRRLRKALGEAYENLVQTVRGTGYRFSTKS from the coding sequence ATGGTTGGCAGGAACATTCTGATCGTCGACGACGAAGCGCCGATTCGCGAGATGATCGCCGTTGCCCTGGAAATGGCCGGCTATGACTGCCTGGAAGCGGAAAATTCCCAGCAAGCCCACGCGATCATCGTCGACCGAAAACCGGACCTGATCCTGCTCGACTGGATGCTGCCGGGTACCTCCGGCATCGAGCTGGCCCGGCGCCTCAAGCGCGACGAGCTGACCGGCGACATCCCGATCATCATGCTCACCGCCAAGGGTGAAGAAGACAACAAGATCCAGGGCCTGGAAGTGGGCGCCGACGACTACATCACCAAGCCTTTCTCGCCGCGTGAACTGGTCGCCCGCCTGAAAGCCGTGCTGCGCCGCACCGGCCCGAGCGACAGCGAAGCACCGATCGAAGTCGGCGGCCTGCTGCTGGACCCGATCAGCCACCGTGTGACCATCGACGGCAAGCCCGCCGAAATGGGCCCCACCGAGTACCGCCTGCTGCAGTTCTTCATGACCCACCAGGAACGCGCCTACACCCGTGGCCAGCTGCTGGACCAGGTGTGGGGAGGTAACGTGTATGTCGAGGAACGCACCGTCGACGTACACATCCGCCGCTTGCGCAAGGCGCTGGGTGAGGCCTACGAAAATCTGGTACAAACCGTCCGGGGCACCGGCTACCGCTTCTCGACCAAGAGCTGA
- a CDS encoding hemolysin family protein, producing the protein MDPSPGISLTSLFADFGMIIFALLLVLLNGFFVAAEFAMVKLRATRVESIAELHGWRGSILRKVHNQLDAYLSACQLGITLASLGLGWVGEPAFAHLLEPLLAYLGVDTPELIKAISFFVAFFVISYLHIVVGELAPKSWAIRKPELLSLWTAVPLYLFYWVMYPAIYLLNASANTILRIAGQGEPGPHHEHHYSREELKLILHSSRGQDPSDQGMRVLASAVEMGELEVVDWANSREDMVSIDAHAPLKQILALVRRHKFSRYPVYDAEREEFTGLLHIKDLLLELAELEHLPETIDLDDLARPLERVSRHMPLAQLLEQFRKGGAHFVLVEEADGKVIGYLTMEDVLEVLVGDIQDEHRKTERGILAYQPGKLLVRGDTPLFKVERLLGVDLDHIEAETLAGLVYETLKRVPEEEEVLEVEGLRIIIKKMKGPKIVLAKVLKLD; encoded by the coding sequence ATGGACCCTTCCCCTGGTATCAGCCTCACCTCGTTATTCGCCGATTTCGGCATGATCATCTTTGCCTTGCTCCTGGTGCTGCTCAACGGCTTCTTCGTTGCCGCCGAGTTCGCCATGGTCAAGCTGCGCGCCACCCGCGTCGAGTCCATCGCCGAGCTGCACGGCTGGCGTGGCAGCATCCTGCGCAAGGTACACAACCAGCTCGACGCCTACCTGTCGGCCTGCCAGTTGGGCATCACCCTCGCCTCGCTGGGCCTGGGCTGGGTCGGTGAACCGGCATTCGCCCACCTGCTCGAACCGCTGCTGGCATACCTGGGCGTGGACACGCCCGAGCTGATCAAGGCCATCTCGTTCTTCGTCGCCTTCTTTGTCATCTCGTACCTGCACATCGTGGTTGGCGAGCTGGCGCCCAAGTCCTGGGCCATCCGTAAGCCCGAACTGCTGTCGCTGTGGACTGCAGTGCCGCTGTACCTGTTCTACTGGGTGATGTACCCGGCCATCTACCTGCTCAATGCCAGTGCGAACACTATCCTGCGCATTGCCGGCCAGGGCGAGCCCGGCCCGCATCACGAACACCACTACAGCCGTGAAGAGCTCAAGCTGATCCTGCACTCCAGCCGTGGCCAGGACCCGAGCGACCAGGGCATGCGTGTACTGGCTTCGGCCGTGGAAATGGGCGAGCTGGAGGTGGTCGACTGGGCCAACTCACGCGAGGACATGGTCAGCATCGACGCCCATGCACCGCTGAAGCAGATCCTGGCCCTGGTACGCCGCCACAAGTTCAGCCGCTACCCGGTGTACGACGCCGAGCGCGAGGAGTTCACCGGCCTGCTGCACATCAAGGACCTGCTGCTGGAGCTGGCCGAACTCGAGCACCTGCCCGAAACCATCGACCTGGACGACCTGGCCCGGCCGCTGGAACGCGTGTCGCGGCACATGCCCCTGGCGCAATTGCTGGAGCAGTTCCGTAAAGGCGGCGCGCACTTCGTGCTGGTGGAGGAAGCCGATGGCAAGGTGATTGGCTACCTGACCATGGAAGACGTACTGGAAGTACTGGTGGGCGACATCCAGGACGAACACCGCAAGACCGAGCGCGGCATCCTCGCCTATCAGCCAGGCAAGCTGCTGGTGCGTGGCGACACGCCGCTGTTCAAGGTCGAGCGCCTGCTGGGCGTCGACCTTGACCACATCGAGGCGGAAACGCTGGCCGGCCTGGTCTACGAGACGCTCAAGCGCGTGCCAGAAGAAGAGGAAGTGCTGGAGGTCGAAGGGCTGCGCATCATCATCAAGAAGATGAAAGGGCCGAAGATCGTGTTGGCCAAGGTGCTCAAGCTGGATTAA
- a CDS encoding M23 family metallopeptidase, which produces MPARLLLFCALLMASASSLGMTIYEITDDGRVTSYSDRPGPGAKTFVQRVPMVEVPEGQVLLNAITFNGGVSFSARNQLHVPVEVELRLDNLVNAQGGNAPRIVRRVLPPRTTQMLSVLRGRPGMLLNYRSTLLQAMGDPGKRPQGFRYAFPWIGGPFRVTQGPNGRISHFGPKGRYAMDIAMPEGTTIIAAREGVVVKTENSQSGRGPNPSGNFVRVLHPDGTMGVYLHLMRGSVVVAEGQRVRQGQMLAKSGNTGNSTGPHLHFVVQRNVGLALESIPYRFDRPISGLPDFTAGNP; this is translated from the coding sequence ATGCCCGCGCGCCTGCTGCTGTTCTGTGCATTGCTCATGGCCTCGGCGTCGAGCCTGGGCATGACCATCTACGAGATTACCGATGATGGCCGGGTAACCTCCTATTCCGACCGGCCCGGCCCCGGTGCCAAAACCTTTGTGCAGCGCGTACCCATGGTCGAAGTGCCCGAAGGCCAGGTGCTGCTGAACGCGATTACCTTCAACGGCGGCGTGAGCTTTTCGGCCCGCAACCAGCTGCATGTGCCGGTGGAGGTGGAGTTGCGCCTGGACAACCTGGTGAACGCCCAAGGCGGCAACGCACCGCGTATCGTCCGCCGGGTGCTGCCGCCGCGCACCACGCAAATGCTCAGCGTGCTCAGGGGGCGGCCCGGGATGCTGCTGAACTACCGCTCGACCCTGCTGCAGGCCATGGGCGACCCCGGCAAGCGGCCCCAGGGCTTCCGCTATGCATTCCCCTGGATTGGTGGGCCATTCCGCGTGACCCAAGGGCCCAATGGCCGAATCAGCCATTTTGGGCCCAAGGGGCGATATGCCATGGATATCGCCATGCCCGAAGGCACCACCATCATCGCGGCGCGGGAGGGGGTGGTGGTGAAAACGGAGAACAGCCAGAGTGGGCGCGGCCCCAACCCGTCGGGCAATTTCGTCAGGGTCCTGCACCCGGACGGCACCATGGGCGTGTACCTTCACCTGATGCGCGGTTCGGTCGTGGTGGCGGAGGGGCAACGGGTGCGGCAGGGGCAGATGCTGGCCAAGTCGGGCAATACCGGCAACAGCACCGGGCCGCACCTGCATTTCGTGGTGCAGCGCAATGTGGGGTTGGCGCTGGAATCGATACCTTATCGGTTCGACAGGCCGATCAGCGGGTTGCCTGACTTTACCGCGGGTAATCCATGA
- a CDS encoding response regulator: MSKVNVLVVDDAPFIRDLVRKCLRNAFPGMTIDDAVNGRKAMAMLGKEAFDLVLCDWEMPEMSGLELLTWCRQQPALKNLQFIMVTSRGDKENVIQAIQAGVSDFVGKPFTNEQLLTKVKKALTKIGKLDSLMASGPARINSAFANDSLNALTAGKPEAVKVAAPAPVPARPVASAPRPATPAPTGRGQGQLRLASGMQACVIKALSLKEALLVVRRGEALPQVLEGAVLDLEQGENAEVARLNGYLHAIAALEPKPDSDWLQLTFKFVDQDAQKLDYLSRLIARGTAQKHFTPGA; encoded by the coding sequence ATGAGTAAAGTGAATGTGCTGGTCGTGGATGACGCCCCGTTTATCCGCGACCTGGTCCGCAAATGCCTGCGCAATGCCTTCCCGGGCATGACCATCGACGACGCCGTCAACGGTCGCAAGGCCATGGCCATGCTGGGCAAGGAAGCGTTCGACCTGGTCCTGTGCGACTGGGAAATGCCGGAAATGTCCGGCCTGGAACTGCTTACCTGGTGCCGTCAGCAGCCTGCGTTGAAGAACCTGCAGTTCATCATGGTGACCAGCCGTGGTGACAAGGAAAACGTCATCCAGGCGATCCAGGCGGGGGTTTCCGATTTTGTCGGCAAGCCATTCACCAACGAGCAGTTGCTGACCAAGGTGAAAAAGGCCCTGACCAAGATCGGCAAGCTCGACAGCCTGATGGCCAGCGGCCCGGCGCGGATCAATTCGGCGTTCGCCAATGACTCGCTGAACGCGCTGACAGCTGGCAAGCCTGAGGCAGTGAAGGTCGCGGCGCCGGCACCTGTACCCGCCAGGCCAGTGGCCAGCGCCCCTCGGCCCGCCACTCCTGCGCCGACCGGTCGTGGCCAGGGCCAGTTGCGCCTGGCCAGCGGCATGCAGGCGTGCGTGATCAAGGCACTGAGTCTGAAAGAGGCCCTGCTGGTGGTGCGCCGTGGCGAAGCGCTGCCGCAGGTGCTGGAGGGCGCGGTGCTGGACCTGGAACAGGGCGAGAATGCCGAGGTCGCGCGCCTGAACGGCTACCTGCATGCCATCGCGGCACTGGAACCCAAGCCTGACAGTGACTGGTTGCAACTGACCTTCAAGTTCGTCGACCAGGATGCCCAGAAACTCGACTACCTGTCGCGGCTGATTGCCCGCGGGACGGCGCAGAAGCACTTCACCCCCGGCGCCTGA
- the phoU gene encoding phosphate signaling complex protein PhoU, with the protein MINKESLTHHISQQFNAELEEVRSHLLAMGGLVEKQVNDAVTALIEADSGLAQQVREVDEQINQMERNIDEECLRILARRQPAASDLRLIISISKSVIDLERIGDESTKIARRAIQLCEEGESPRGYVEVRHIGDQVRNMVRDALDAFARFDADLALSVAQYDKTIDREYKTALRELVTYMMEDPRSISRVLSVIWVLRSLERIGDHARNISELVIYLVRGTDVRHMGLKRMTAEVQGTAVVEGENANVPAEPDDK; encoded by the coding sequence ATGATCAACAAAGAAAGCCTTACCCATCACATTTCCCAGCAGTTCAACGCCGAGCTCGAAGAGGTGCGTAGCCACCTGCTGGCCATGGGGGGCCTGGTCGAAAAGCAGGTCAATGACGCAGTCACCGCGCTGATCGAAGCCGACTCGGGCCTGGCCCAGCAAGTGCGCGAAGTCGACGAGCAGATCAACCAGATGGAGCGCAACATCGACGAGGAGTGCCTGCGCATCCTCGCCCGCCGTCAGCCGGCGGCCTCCGACCTGCGCCTGATCATCAGCATCTCCAAGTCGGTGATCGACCTGGAGCGCATCGGTGACGAGTCGACCAAAATCGCCCGCCGTGCCATCCAGCTGTGCGAGGAAGGCGAGTCGCCACGCGGCTACGTCGAGGTGCGCCACATCGGTGACCAGGTACGCAACATGGTCCGCGACGCGCTGGACGCCTTTGCCCGCTTTGACGCCGACCTGGCACTGTCGGTGGCCCAGTACGACAAGACCATCGACCGCGAGTACAAGACCGCCCTGCGTGAGCTGGTGACCTACATGATGGAAGACCCGCGTTCGATTTCGCGGGTACTGAGCGTGATCTGGGTCCTGCGTTCGCTGGAGCGCATCGGCGACCATGCACGCAACATTTCCGAGCTGGTGATCTACCTGGTGCGCGGCACCGACGTGCGGCATATGGGTCTCAAGCGCATGACGGCAGAAGTGCAGGGCACTGCTGTCGTCGAAGGCGAAAACGCTAATGTTCCGGCTGAACCTGACGATAAGTAA
- the pstB gene encoding phosphate ABC transporter ATP-binding protein PstB, whose product MQQESHAHGIDMSALGRDKQSLRLAEETVAIEVPGLSLFYGDKQALFDVQMNIPKQRVTAFIGPSGCGKSTLLRTFNRMNDLVDGCRVEGAINLYGNNIYRKGEDVAELRRRVGMVFQKPNPFPKTIYENVVYGLRIQGINKKRVLDEAVEWALKGAALWDEVKDRLHDSALGLSGGQQQRLVIARTIAVEPEVLLLDEPCSALDPISTLKVEELIYELKSKYTIVIVTHNMQQAARVSDYTAFMYMGKLIEFGDTDTLFTNPAKKQTEDYITGRYG is encoded by the coding sequence ATGCAGCAAGAATCCCACGCCCACGGCATCGACATGTCTGCCTTGGGCCGCGACAAGCAGAGCCTGCGCCTGGCCGAAGAAACCGTAGCCATCGAAGTTCCGGGCCTGAGCCTGTTCTACGGTGACAAGCAAGCGCTGTTCGACGTGCAGATGAACATCCCCAAGCAGCGCGTGACCGCCTTTATCGGCCCGTCCGGCTGTGGCAAGTCGACCCTGCTGCGCACCTTCAACCGCATGAACGACCTGGTTGACGGCTGCCGCGTGGAAGGCGCCATCAATCTGTACGGCAACAACATCTATCGCAAGGGCGAAGACGTGGCCGAGCTGCGCCGCCGTGTGGGCATGGTGTTCCAGAAGCCCAACCCGTTCCCCAAGACCATCTACGAAAACGTGGTCTACGGCCTGCGCATCCAGGGCATCAACAAGAAGCGTGTGCTTGACGAAGCGGTCGAGTGGGCGCTGAAGGGCGCAGCTCTGTGGGACGAGGTCAAGGACCGCCTGCACGACTCGGCACTGGGCCTGTCCGGTGGCCAGCAGCAGCGTCTGGTCATTGCCCGCACCATCGCCGTGGAGCCGGAAGTGCTGCTGCTAGACGAACCGTGCTCGGCACTGGACCCGATCTCGACCCTGAAAGTCGAGGAACTGATCTACGAATTGAAATCCAAGTACACCATCGTCATCGTTACCCACAACATGCAGCAGGCGGCCCGTGTTTCCGACTACACCGCCTTCATGTACATGGGCAAACTGATCGAATTCGGGGATACCGACACCCTGTTCACCAACCCGGCGAAGAAGCAGACCGAAGACTACATCACCGGTCGCTACGGCTAA
- the pstA gene encoding phosphate ABC transporter permease PstA, translating into MSGGAVAMAVIMTVGLLAVIAVRGLGHFWPADLVQATYKVPGQADHVVIGEVVQKEEVPRARLKGAGLPVPDQGPEFMTRELIKVGNRDLNGSDFTWVVGDWLVDEKHPTDLIALERREWGNFYGYLVSVKEEGRVVAEGAAAWNELQARLKRANQLNSELQGLEKKDIGAINHGLERLRLQARKLELEGKLDAAAQADLDAERAELNSRYKAIEDRLTGLHQAFARDSLVARDGDGREVEINLSKVVHAIQPNAMSGVTKLGTYFTKVWEFLSDDPREANTEGGIFPAIFGTVMMTLIMAVIVTPFGVLAAVYLREYARQGPVTRLIRIAVNNLAGVPAIVYGVFGLGFFVYVLGGSIDRLFFPEALPAPTLGTPGLLWASLTLALLAVPVVIVATEEGLARIPRTVREGSLALGATKAETLWKIVLPMASPAMMTGMILAVARAAGEVAPLMLVGVVKLAPSLPVDGNYPYLHLDQKIMHLGFHIYDVGFQSPNVEAARPLVYATALLLVLVIAALNLSAVWIRNHLREKYKALDS; encoded by the coding sequence ATGAGCGGCGGCGCGGTGGCCATGGCAGTGATCATGACCGTTGGCCTGCTGGCGGTGATTGCCGTGCGCGGCCTGGGCCACTTCTGGCCGGCCGATCTTGTCCAGGCCACCTACAAGGTGCCGGGCCAGGCCGATCACGTTGTCATTGGCGAAGTGGTGCAAAAGGAAGAGGTACCCCGCGCCCGCCTCAAGGGCGCCGGCCTGCCAGTGCCTGACCAGGGCCCGGAGTTCATGACCCGCGAGCTGATCAAGGTGGGCAACCGTGACCTCAATGGTAGCGACTTCACCTGGGTGGTCGGCGACTGGCTGGTCGACGAAAAGCACCCGACCGATCTGATCGCCCTGGAGCGCCGGGAGTGGGGCAACTTCTACGGTTACCTGGTCAGCGTCAAGGAAGAGGGCCGTGTGGTCGCCGAAGGCGCTGCCGCCTGGAACGAGCTTCAGGCCCGTCTCAAGCGTGCCAACCAGCTCAACAGCGAACTGCAAGGCCTCGAGAAGAAAGACATCGGTGCCATCAACCACGGCCTCGAGCGCCTGCGTCTGCAGGCGCGCAAGCTGGAGCTGGAGGGCAAGCTGGACGCCGCCGCCCAGGCCGACTTGGACGCCGAGCGCGCCGAGCTGAACAGCCGCTACAAGGCCATCGAAGACCGCCTGACCGGCCTGCACCAGGCCTTCGCCCGCGACAGCCTGGTGGCTCGCGATGGTGACGGCCGCGAAGTGGAAATCAACCTCAGCAAGGTGGTGCACGCCATCCAGCCGAACGCCATGTCGGGCGTTACCAAGCTGGGCACCTACTTCACCAAGGTCTGGGAGTTCCTTAGCGACGACCCACGTGAAGCCAACACCGAGGGCGGTATCTTCCCGGCCATCTTCGGTACCGTGATGATGACCCTGATCATGGCCGTAATCGTCACTCCGTTCGGTGTGCTGGCTGCCGTGTACCTGCGCGAATACGCCAGGCAGGGCCCGGTGACCCGCCTGATCCGCATCGCGGTGAACAACCTGGCCGGGGTACCGGCGATCGTCTATGGCGTGTTCGGCCTGGGCTTCTTCGTCTACGTGCTGGGTGGCTCGATCGACCGGCTGTTCTTCCCCGAAGCACTGCCGGCGCCAACCCTGGGTACCCCTGGCCTGCTGTGGGCATCGCTGACCCTGGCGCTGCTGGCCGTGCCGGTGGTGATCGTGGCCACCGAGGAAGGCCTGGCGCGTATCCCGCGCACCGTGCGCGAAGGCTCGCTGGCGCTGGGGGCGACCAAGGCCGAGACCCTGTGGAAGATCGTTTTGCCGATGGCCAGCCCGGCGATGATGACCGGCATGATTCTCGCCGTGGCCCGCGCCGCCGGCGAAGTGGCGCCGCTGATGCTGGTAGGCGTGGTGAAGCTGGCGCCGTCGCTGCCGGTGGATGGTAACTACCCGTACCTGCACCTGGACCAGAAGATCATGCACCTGGGCTTCCACATCTATGACGTCGGCTTCCAGAGCCCCAACGTCGAAGCCGCGCGACCGCTGGTATATGCCACGGCGTTGCTGCTGGTGCTGGTGATCGCGGCCCTCAACCTCTCGGCCGTGTGGATCCGTAACCACCTGCGCGAGAAGTACAAGGCCCTCGACAGCTGA
- a CDS encoding ABC transporter permease subunit, with translation MNDLANSNMTQNSQPVRIDFNTPELQRKRRMRALKDRLTRWYVLVGGLAVLAAITLIFFYLAYVVLPLFQGAELTSKKALEPTWLQQDAGKPLMIALEEQNLVGMRVSDKGQALFFDTKTGNELKRFDLPVPAGTQVTSISADQPGSPLVVLGLSNGQALVFHHTYKITYPDNKKTITPGIDYPYGEQPFVLDEQGRALEHVSVNVNGDTLLMAGSTGAHLQVVELTRSENMMTEEVTTEQRRIELPQMTETVKNIFIDPRQQWLYVINGRATADVFNLRDKSLNGRYKLSESADTEITATAQLVGGISLIIGDSKGGLAQWFMARDPDGESRFKLIRTFQMGKAAVVQIDAEERRKGFVALDAAGELGVFHSTAHRTLLVEPAAEGPGILALSPRANRIIIEEGGKLLPLSLRNPHPEISFSALWGKVWYENYDEPKYVWQSTASNTDFEPKLSLSPLTFGTLKAAFYAMILAAPLAIAAAIYTAYFMAPGMRRKVKPVIELMEAMPTVILGFFAGLFLAPYLEGHLPGVFSLFLLMPLGILLAGFAWTRLPESIRLRIPDGWEAAILIPVILFTGWFALTMSPHLESWLFDGDMRLWITNDLKITYDQRNALVVGIAMGFAVIPNIYSIAEDAVFSVPRSLTLGSLALGATPWQTLTRVVILTASPGIFSALMIGMGRAVGETMIVLMATGNTPVMELNLFEGMRTLAANVAVEMPESEVGGSHYRVLFLAALVLLMFTFIMNTLAELIRQRLRKKYSSL, from the coding sequence ATGAATGATCTGGCCAACTCCAACATGACCCAAAATTCCCAGCCTGTGCGGATTGATTTCAATACGCCGGAGTTGCAACGCAAGCGTCGCATGCGCGCGCTCAAGGACCGCCTGACCCGCTGGTATGTACTGGTGGGCGGGCTTGCCGTATTGGCGGCGATCACCCTGATCTTCTTCTATCTGGCCTATGTAGTGCTGCCGCTGTTCCAGGGCGCCGAGCTGACCAGCAAGAAGGCCTTGGAGCCGACCTGGCTGCAACAGGATGCCGGCAAGCCGCTGATGATCGCGCTTGAAGAGCAGAACCTGGTGGGCATGCGCGTTTCGGACAAGGGCCAGGCACTGTTCTTTGATACCAAGACCGGCAACGAGCTCAAGCGTTTCGACCTGCCGGTGCCGGCAGGCACCCAGGTCACTTCGATCAGTGCCGACCAGCCGGGTAGCCCGCTGGTGGTGCTGGGCTTGTCCAATGGCCAGGCGCTGGTGTTCCACCACACCTACAAGATCACCTACCCGGACAACAAGAAAACCATCACCCCCGGCATCGACTACCCGTACGGCGAGCAGCCGTTCGTGCTCGACGAGCAGGGCCGTGCGCTGGAGCATGTCAGCGTCAACGTCAATGGCGACACCCTGCTAATGGCCGGTTCCACCGGCGCGCACCTGCAGGTGGTCGAGCTGACCCGCAGCGAAAACATGATGACCGAAGAGGTCACCACCGAGCAGCGCCGCATCGAACTGCCGCAGATGACCGAAACGGTGAAGAACATCTTCATCGACCCGCGTCAGCAGTGGCTGTACGTGATCAACGGCCGTGCCACCGCGGACGTGTTCAACCTGCGTGACAAGAGTCTCAACGGCCGCTACAAGCTGTCTGAAAGCGCCGACACCGAAATTACCGCCACCGCCCAGCTGGTCGGCGGCATCTCGCTGATCATCGGCGACTCCAAGGGCGGCCTGGCCCAGTGGTTCATGGCCCGTGACCCGGATGGCGAATCGCGCTTCAAGCTGATCCGCACCTTCCAGATGGGCAAGGCCGCAGTCGTGCAGATCGACGCCGAAGAGCGCCGCAAGGGCTTCGTGGCCCTCGACGCCGCAGGCGAGCTGGGCGTGTTCCACAGCACCGCGCACCGTACCCTGCTGGTCGAGCCGGCCGCCGAAGGCCCTGGTATCCTGGCCCTGTCGCCACGTGCCAACCGCATCATCATCGAAGAAGGCGGCAAGCTGCTGCCGCTGAGCCTGCGCAACCCGCACCCGGAAATTTCCTTCAGCGCGCTGTGGGGCAAGGTGTGGTACGAGAACTACGACGAGCCGAAATACGTCTGGCAATCGACCGCTTCGAACACCGACTTCGAGCCAAAGCTGAGCCTGTCGCCACTGACCTTCGGTACTCTGAAGGCCGCGTTCTACGCCATGATCCTGGCGGCCCCGCTGGCGATTGCCGCGGCTATCTACACCGCCTACTTCATGGCCCCGGGCATGCGCCGCAAGGTCAAGCCGGTGATCGAACTGATGGAAGCGATGCCGACGGTGATCCTCGGCTTCTTTGCCGGCCTGTTCCTCGCCCCGTACCTGGAAGGCCACCTGCCGGGCGTGTTCAGTCTGTTCCTGCTGATGCCGCTCGGTATCCTGCTGGCCGGCTTCGCCTGGACCCGCCTGCCCGAGTCGATCCGCCTGCGTATCCCGGATGGCTGGGAAGCGGCGATCCTGATCCCGGTCATCCTGTTCACCGGCTGGTTCGCCCTGACCATGAGCCCGCACCTCGAAAGCTGGCTCTTTGACGGCGACATGCGCCTGTGGATCACCAACGATCTGAAGATAACCTACGACCAGCGCAACGCCCTGGTGGTGGGTATCGCCATGGGCTTCGCGGTCATCCCGAACATCTACTCCATCGCCGAAGACGCCGTGTTCAGCGTGCCGCGCAGCCTGACCCTGGGCTCCCTGGCCCTGGGTGCAACGCCCTGGCAGACCCTGACCCGCGTGGTCATCCTCACCGCCAGCCCGGGCATTTTCTCGGCGCTGATGATCGGCATGGGCCGTGCGGTGGGCGAGACCATGATCGTGCTGATGGCCACCGGCAACACACCGGTGATGGAGCTGAACCTGTTCGAGGGCATGCGCACCCTGGCCGCCAACGTGGCCGTGGAAATGCCGGAATCGGAAGTCGGCGGCAGCCACTATCGCGTGCTGTTCCTGGCCGCGCTGGTGCTGCTGATGTTCACCTTCATCATGAACACCTTGGCCGAGCTGATTCGCCAGCGTCTGCGCAAGAAATACTCGTCGCTTTGA
- a CDS encoding phosphate ABC transporter substrate-binding protein PstS, which yields MKLKRLMAALTFAAAGVATANAVAAVDPAIPTYTKTTGVSGNLSSVGSDTLANLMTLWAEAYKKEYPNVNIQIQAAGSSTAPPALTEGTANLGPMSRKMKDVELQAFEQKYGYKPTAIPVAVDALAVFVHKDNPIKGLTMAQVDAIFSSTRLCGGKADVKTWGDLGVTGDLANKPVQLFGRNSVSGTYGYFKEEALCKGDFKANVNEQPGSASVVQSISSSLNGIGYSGIGYKTASVKTVALAKKEGGEFVEDNETNALNGTYPLSRFLYVYVNKAPNKPLAPLEAEFVKLVLSQAGQQVVVKDGYIPLPAKVVDKTLADLGLSHAGNVAKK from the coding sequence ATGAAACTGAAGCGTTTGATGGCGGCCCTCACCTTTGCCGCCGCTGGCGTTGCAACCGCCAACGCGGTAGCCGCTGTCGATCCTGCGATCCCGACCTACACCAAGACCACCGGTGTTTCGGGCAACCTCTCCAGCGTCGGTTCGGACACCCTCGCCAACCTGATGACTCTGTGGGCCGAGGCCTACAAGAAGGAATATCCGAACGTAAACATCCAGATCCAGGCTGCCGGCTCCTCCACCGCGCCACCCGCGCTGACCGAAGGCACCGCCAACCTCGGCCCGATGAGCCGCAAGATGAAGGATGTCGAGCTGCAGGCCTTCGAGCAGAAGTACGGCTACAAGCCGACTGCCATCCCGGTCGCCGTAGACGCCCTGGCTGTGTTCGTGCACAAGGACAACCCGATCAAAGGCCTGACCATGGCCCAGGTCGACGCCATTTTCTCTTCCACCCGCCTGTGCGGTGGCAAAGCCGACGTCAAGACCTGGGGTGACCTGGGCGTGACCGGCGACCTGGCCAACAAGCCAGTACAGCTGTTCGGCCGTAACTCGGTATCGGGCACCTATGGCTACTTCAAGGAAGAAGCCCTGTGCAAAGGCGACTTCAAGGCTAACGTCAACGAACAGCCTGGCTCGGCTTCGGTCGTGCAGTCGATCAGCTCCTCGCTGAACGGCATCGGCTATTCGGGTATCGGCTACAAGACCGCCAGCGTCAAGACCGTGGCCCTGGCCAAGAAGGAAGGCGGCGAGTTCGTCGAAGACAATGAAACCAACGCCCTGAACGGCACCTACCCGCTGTCGCGCTTCCTGTACGTCTACGTCAACAAAGCCCCGAACAAGCCTCTGGCCCCGCTGGAAGCCGAGTTCGTCAAGCTGGTGTTGTCGCAAGCTGGCCAGCAGGTCGTGGTGAAGGATGGCTACATTCCGCTGCCGGCCAAAGTCGTCGACAAGACCCTGGCTGACCTGGGCCTGTCCCACGCAGGTAACGTTGCAAAAAAGTAA